The genomic window CAGTAACCAAAGAGTCCTCATGCGGTTAAAGGGCATTTTTTGGATCTAAATTCTGAAGAACcgcctcatcaacctcaaaCGTGCGGGCGAGTTGCCGTCTGCTGGCCCGTTCACACAAGAGTTCTCCAGTATCAAAACGCAGCCCCAGGACTAACCCCCCCTTGGTCGCCTCCGTTTTTCCAAAACAGCACATCATATCTCGTTTGTCGGTTGACGAGCATGATAATAAGCTGACGTTGCGTCCGTCCATCCCATCTCTCCATCCATTCCTTCCAAAGCAAGCATCGCCCGCATAGGACTCATTTGCTCTCGGCAGCCAATCCGGGGATGGGCTCTTTCGACAACAAAATTGCTCTGCGCTTATTACAAACCATCCTTGCTCGCCGCATCGTCATCCAGGGACCCAGTTCCCTGCTTCTAGCCGGCCGTTTAACCGCATTAGTCCGGATTCTCATCTACAGCTTCATACAATAGGCTCCCGGCAAAGGCGGGGTGGTCCTTGTGAGACGGGGGGGCAACCTAACTAGACGTCTATATCACCGATACTGTCCCTTCTTGACGAGGATCCCGGGCCCCTGGGAACTTGGTCTTTTGGTGAACCATCTGCTGTATCAGACCCTGTCAATACATGGGATTGGCGGTCAAAACAGGACGGGACTCACACTCTTTACTCTACCCATACCCCCCGCTTCCTCTGCCTACCCAATTTATTCTCGACACTCCGCATCATCATCCCTCCCCGCCGCAAGATCGCGAgcgagtgagtgagtgagcgAAGCGATCTTCAGCCATGCCTACTACACTATCGAGAGCCGCCACTGTATCTGCTGCAGCCGGTCCCAGCCGACGCAGAGGAAGCTTCACGGCTGACCGAACAGACACCCACAACCTCTTTGACAGGCACGCTCTCGACAAGCGAGTTTCAAGAGACGACCTCTCCCTCGCCCTCAAGAGCTCCCGAAAGGCCAACAACGTAACCGCATTCCATGTTCCCATCCATGGCCGACCACCGTCTCCCGACACCAGCCCCCGGAGCTCGTCACTAACACGCATGACTATGGTGCGGACCTCGACGCCGGATTCCATAGGAGACTCTAGCGAAACCGGTGTTATTGCCATCGGCATGGCGATAGGAAGCCCAACGCAAGTAGGCGAGTTCACGCCGATCGCGGCGTGGAACCCGCAAAGAACCAACACCGCTGCAGCCGAGATACCAGAGCCCGCGCCTGAACCTGTCGACGACACGCAGCAAAAGACGCGGAAATGGGGGATATTTCGTTCAAAGTCGAAGCGAGCTGCCCGCCCGGCACAGCCTCAGCGATCCATGACGGACACGCCCAACGTATCTACAACGTCACTTGCCTCTGGAGGCGCGGCGCAAGACCAGAGAAAGATACCAAAGCACACGCCCATCGTCATACGGTCTCAGACAGAACCCGTACCGAATGAGCCAGAAGTACCACCGATACCAGCGGACTTGAAAACCCCGACAGACCTCAAGCCTTTGTCGCCAGGCAAACTCACAAAAGAGAAGCCAACAGGCATCGAGAGGAAACCCTCAAAAGAAGTGAAGAAGGAGTCGAGTTCATCAGGGGGTATAGGTCGCAAGATGTCATTGAGAGCCCTTCGTGGTGActcggcgaggagaagagcagaaaaggcggcagcggcagctcctcctcctccatcacctccTCCAGTACCCCCCATGCCCCAACTTACGGCTTCTCTGCTTGATATCGAGATTCCCAGTATAAAGATGGAGCGATATAGCGTCATGTTTAACGGCGTGCTCCAAACGCAGGCCACGACCTCGTCCGCTTCATCGCTCCTTGCTCGGCGACATGCCACATTGGGCCGTCTCCAAACGATTGGTGATGGGGTTGCCGAGGGATACGACGATCACTCACGGCAACGGAGAGCAACTTCACCCCAGCCTTCACCGACCATGGTAGTAGGCGCAGACACATCGAAGCCGCTGCCTTCTCCTCGAAACCGAGCCCACACGTCCCCCGCTCTCATATCGCCCGTGCAAGCATCTTTCCAGGATGAGGTACAAGAAACCGCACAGGCACGAATCGTTCAGGTCTCAAAGCCGTCTCAGAACGCACCGAAACTCGTCTCCAAGTTCAGCGTACGCAGAGCAGGCTCTTCTCCAAACAGGCGGAATCTCACTCCTACTCGGGGGACATCACCTGTGCCGCTCGTCTCACCTACCGCTCGTTCGAAGGCGCCTTCTCCTTTCACGCCCGACACCTCTAGCCTTATCCTCGACTCTCCCGCGCATACAGACGACGAGGCTTCAGAAGCCCGTTTTGTACGGGGGCACCCTCAATTGTCACCCTCGGAACCTTCATGGCGCATGGTCTCCCCTCCAGCATCCATCACATCGTCCAGCCCCGAAACCTCTAAGAAGCTCTCTCCTCCGTCATCTCTAGCATCACCGGATACAATCACCGTCATCAGACCTCCAGAGAACAACCCTGAGGATGCCCTCCGCAACGCCGTCGAGATCTCCATCGCCCGCCAAATCAGCGTATCGCATCAGCAGCGCAAGATGCTCCATCCCCTGAAGAGCAACCCGAGCGTGAGGCGAAGAGGCGACAGTAACCCCATGGCACCAGCCGGAGCTTACATTCCCATCGAGAAGAACGAGCGCCTCGCCGAGACCAAGACAGCAACTCCGGTGCTTGTGCATCCTAGGGGGGAACTGGCCCACTCGCCAGATACATGGCAGATGCATCGGAAGAGTGAGAGGGTGATTCTCGAGGGACCTTGAAGAGCCACGCTATATTTCACACACAACGACACCTTTACCTTTTCTTCCCTATGTTGGACATTTTAGACCTCTTTATACTTCTTTTCACCCAcatgtttttttttacaAAATACCCCTTTTTTCAAAAGCTCTGGCAGCAACCAACTCGCAGAGGCCTCACTGGCATGAGTCGACCTCTTGCATCCACCTCAGGGCAACCATCCCTCCAAAACAACGTTTTTCcctttgtctttttttttaaagagcAAGCAAAacagcagccttgatggccaaGATTGGGATACCACGAGTTACGAGTTGCAGCAAGGCGCAGGAGAAGCATCGGATTGGCAGGACAGGGAGAGCGAAAAACTTGAACCCCCTGGAAGCAAGCATCTTGCTGGAGTTTTTGTCACAAAGGGGGGATGGGGTTTTTCTTAAGAAcggatttttttttattcttttttttctcaagAACGGTTTTTTCTTCACTTTTGGTCGACacgtctttttttttcaactTCATCTCTGTGTCCGTTTGTTGGgactatataaaagaaatacaAGGCACGATTCTCCCATCATTAGCAACTCTACCCGCCGAGGCTCCCACGCGTAGCTGATGTGACGTGATGAGATGATTTCCTCCCCTTGCCCCATATCAAAAAGTCTAGTTAAGCTGCTGTAACGAAACGACATGGCCCCGCGAACGAATGGTGGACGAAACGATTGGAAAGTATCTGCGCCGCAcgaataggtaggtagttaaCCAATCTCAATACCGACATTCCCATGTATGCTGAAAAGAAGCCACGTTCAACGCCGGAAAAACGAAATGATTCATTACATCAGAACACAGCACGagttctgcttcttggcttgcTCTGTCGAGATGAAACGTTAGTCAGCCAGGTCACAAGTTCGACACCCGGGAATCATGGACGCCCGAGAGACCGAAAAGGGGGGGTAACATACGGTAGAACATCTTGCTCTGAGCGCTCAGGCCGTCACTCTTGGCCACCAGGTCGTCAATCTTCTCGCCGCGCTGTAGCACGCTCTCGATAGTCTTGTGGAGGACAATCTTTGTCTCGTCGAGCTCCTTCTGGATCTTCATGATGCTGTCGGCCTGCTGAGGGTCCTGATACTTTGTGAGGTactccttgagctcgggcATGACGAGGGTGGGTGTGCCGCTGGCCCAGCTGGATCGGGGGTTCTTGGAGAGGAACTCATCGACGACCTTGCTGAGGAGCTGATGCGCCACGAGGGCAGGGTACTGGTGGTccgagatgatgatgccgcAGACGCCCTCAGTGCGGCCGTAGGCGTGGAAGGTGTAGTCTGTAAGATCGCGCGTGAGCGTCAAAACGATTTGTGCGGCGGAGGCTTATGTACCTTGCTCCTCGACATCCTGTCGCTGGCCGGGACGGGTGCGCTCGGCGACGGTCTTTGCGAAAAGGGTCATGAACTCGCCATAGCTGGAGGAGATTGGGTTAGTTGGGTGTTATGCGTCGGGATCTTGAAACGAGGACCCGAAACTGAAGACTGACTTGTTGCGTGTGAATCGTGAGTAGCTGCTGAGCTCCTTCTCAGCGACAATCTCGTGAGCGGGCTGGCTCTCGTTTCGGAGGATCTGGTCGCAACAAGCTGTGTTAGCCCAACTCGGTCGGTCGGTGAGGGGCACGGGGGGTGGGTGTTGTAGCGTACGCCGATGTAGTGCAGCTTCATGATGGAGGAATTGGGTCAATAATAGGCGTGCGATTGGGGTTATAGAGGCGAGAGAGTGTGCGGTTGGGAGCGCAAGCGGGCGACGATAGGAGAAGGCGGGAAGGTTATATGTAAAAAGGAAGAATGAGGCCAGCCCGGCTAGATAGATGCGCCCATGCCCGCCCGTCGTTCACGGAGGTCGGTAGGACTttaggccaggccaggcccgGGTCAGGGCGTCACATGTTCCCCACGACAGGCTGACGGGGTCCTTGACTAGGCCGCTGCGATTGCCAAGTTTAGGTAGTTTGTGCCTTCTGTGGCGCTTGTGGCGGGGGCTTGCACAGCGAGGTGGGGGTTATCAGAGCGGTATGACTCTACGAGGGCCACCGTCGTGAACCAATCCACGACAAGCAACCTCAGTCAAGGTCAGCGATATCAAAAAGGCCGCGACTGCTGCTTGTTCAGGCAGCAGGATATTGAATTCTTTCACACATTACGCAGAATacaaggctttttttttttatcacGCGGAGACCAATTCAAGAGCTGTCTTTGTCATTCACAAACCCAATCATGGCGTCTTCGGAACTCAGTGCCGCCGAGGCACAGTGGAGGGAACAGTTTGCAGCTATGCaagaggccatcgccaacctcaAGATCCCCAATGAAAACGGCCCCGTCGATGGAGATGCCGACGAAGACGAGTTTGGTGGCTACTCTTCTGGGAACAGCGGCCAGGACGTCTGGGACTTTATCTCGGACGATGACCAGGATGCTTTCAGCAGCGACTTTGCTGATGGAGAGGCCGCCATTGACGGCTCAGCTGTAGCCGATTATAGCGCTGAATGGTTCGCCATAAAGTGTTCCGGCATTGCGGCCAAGAATGGGCTCTCTGCCGATGTGTTTGAGAGTCAGATTATGAGTGTTCTCTCGTCCAGCCGCTCCGACGATGAGCTTCAAATCCAACTTACCGACCTTGTCGGATTTGACGATCTCGACTTTATTATCGAGGTCCTAGGTCACAGAGACGAAATCGTTTCTGCTGTCAACAGCCAAAACCAACGATCCTCAACTGGACCCCGACTTTTGAACAAGTCCCAGAGGGAGGATGCTCTCCGTCGTCAAGACCTAGCGCACAAGACTGCCACTCTTGCGCCAGCTCATTCCAAAGAGCCTCATTATCCTCACGTCTACAAGTCATACAGCGCTGGCAACACCCTCAGTTATGCTGGAAAGAAGTATGGTCTGCCGGTAGGCAGTGAGCGGAAGCAGTTTGACAAGTACGAGGAGTACTCTATCCCAGCTGGCCGAAAGGGTGTCCTTGGCCCAGGCCAGAGACTTATCCccatcaaggagctcaatGGGTTGTGTCGAAACACTTTCAAGGGTTACAAGACGCTCAACCGCATGCAGAGTCTTGTCTATCCTGTTGCGCATAAGACCAGCGAGAACATGTTGATCTGTGCCCCTACCGGTGCTGTAAGTCTTTCGTCCGATGTTCAAAGTCCCAATGCTAACTTGTTCAGGGTAAAACTGATGCTGCCATGCTCACCATTCTCCAAACGATTGCTCAAAATGTTGAACCCAACCCCTTTGAGGATCCAGCAGCCACCGAATTTTTCGTCAATGCCGAAGACTTCAAAATCGTCTACGTTGCTCCCATGAAGGCTCTTGCTGCCGAAGTTACAGAGAAGCTGGGCAAGCGtctggcttggcttggcatcAAGTGTCAAGAATACACCGGTGATATGCAACTGACAAAGGCTGAGATTATCCAGACTCAGATCATCGTTACAACCCCTGAGAAGTGGGATGTCGTCACACGAAAGGGCACTGGTGATACGGAGCTCGTCCAGAAGGTCCGCCTCCTCATCATTGATGAGGTCCATATGCTCCATGACGAGAGAGGTGCTGTCCTCGAGTCGCTCGTGGCTCGAACGGAAAGACAGGTTGAGAGCACTCAATCGCTCATTCGGATTATCGGTCTCAGTGCCACCCTACCCAACTACGTCGATGTGGCCGATTTCCTCAAGGTCAACAAGTATGCCGGCCTATTTTACTTTGATTCGTCTTTCCGACCTGTGCCCCTTGAGCAACATTTTATTGgtgtcaagggcaaggctggATCCAAACAATCCAAGGACAACCTTGACCAAGTCGCCTTCGACAAAGTCAAGGAGATGCTCGAGCGTGATCATCAAGTCATGGTGTTTGTTCACTCACGACGAGATACCATGCTCACGGCTCGCATGCTGAACCAAAAGGCTATGGAGGCGATGTGTGCCGACCTTTTCGATCCCTCTTACCACCCTGGTTACGACCAAGCTGCTCGAGACATCAAgcagtccaagtccaaggagaTCCGAGAGTTGCTGTCAATGGGCATTGGCGTTCACCACGCCGGTATGGCAAGATCTGACAGAAACCTGATGGAGAGACTATTTGGAGAGGGTGTCTTGAAGGTTCTTTGCTGTACAGCCACTCTGGCCTGGGGTGTCAACTTGCCTGCTGCCGCAGTCGTTATCAAGGGAACCCAGGTTTACAGTGCCCAGGATGGTAAATTCGTCGACCTCGGTATTCTCGACGTGTTGCAGATCTTTGGTCGTGCTGGTCGTCCTCAGTTCGAAGACACGGGTATTGGCATGATCTGCACCACTCACGACAAACTCACACACTACTTGACTGCCGTAACGGAGCAGCAGCCTATCGAATCCAAGTTCTCGACCAAGCTGGTGGACAACTTGAACGCCGAGATTGCGCTGGGAACTGTGACTTCTATCCCTGATGCAGTCCAGTGGATTGGATACTCATATCTGTTTGTTCGCATGCAGAGGAGCCCAATGACCTATGGTATCGAGTGGTCGGAGATTCGAGATGACCCTAATCTGGTCCAGAGACGACGTCAACTGGCTATCCAGGCCGCCAAGACACTGCAGCAGTGCCAGATGATCATCTACAACGAGAGAACAGACGAACTGCGCAGCAAGGACATTGGTCGAATTGCAAGCCAGTACTATATCCTTCACACCAGTATTCAGGTGTTCAACGCCATGATGCAGCCCCAAGCTACAGAGGCAGACATTCTGAAGATGATCAGTATGAGTGGAGAGTTTGACAACATCCAGTCGAGGGACAGCGAAGAGAAGGAGCTGACTCATTTGCGACGGGAAATCATCCCTTGCGATGTGGATGGAGGCATCGACACACCTCAGGCGAAGACTAATATTCTTCTCCAATCTTACATCTCTCGAACTCAGCCCGAAGATTTTGCCCTTTCAAACGACATGAACTATGTTGCTCAGCAATCAGGACGAATCTGCCGAGCGCTATTCATGCTCGCCCTCAACCGCCGATGGGGTCACCAATGCTTGGTGCTGCTCACTCTGGCAAAGTCGATTGAGAAACGTATCTGGCCATTCCAACACCCTCTCCATCAGTTCGACTTAGCAAAGTCTGTTCTTAACCAGCTTGACGCCAAGGAGAGTCTGACAATTGAAGCTATGAAGGACATGGAGCCAGCCGAGATTGGCGGTTTGATTCACAACCAAGGCGCCGGCAAGAACATTGCTAGGATTCTCAACAACTTCCCCACCGTTCacgtcgaggccgagattgCGCCTCTCAACCGAGACGTTCTGCGCATCAAGCTCTATGTGATTCCTGACTTCAAGTGGCACGATCAGATCCATGGCACCTCCGAGTCCTTCTACGTTTGGGTCGAGAACTCGGAGACGTCAGAGATCTATCATCACGAGTTTTTCATTCTTAACAGGAGAAAGCTCCATGATGACCATGAGCTGAACTTTACAATTCCTCTCTCAGATCCCCTGCCAAAGCAGATCTACGTCCGAGCCGTGTCGGACAGATGGCTTGGCGCGGAAACAGTGACGCCAGTCTCCTTTCAACATCTCATCCGACCAGACACTGAGAGTGTCTATACGGATCTGTTGAATCTGCAGCCGCTACCAATCTCGGCTCTCAAGAACCCAGCGCTGGAGGAAATCTATGCCAAGAGGTTCCAGTTCTTCAATCCCATGCAGACTCAGATCTTCCACACACTTTATCACACTCCGGCCAACGTGCTCCTCGGATCACCCACCGGCAGTGGAAAGACTGTGGCTGCTGAGCTAGCCATGTGGTGGGCGTTCCGGGAGAGACCCAAGTCCAAGGTTGTCTATATCGCTCCGATGAAGGCACTTGTCCGCGAGCGTGTTAAGGACTGGGGAGCTCGTCTGGCACGCCCCTTGGGGTTGAAGCTGGTCGAGTTGACTGGTGACAACACACCCGATACTCGAACGATTCAAGACGCTGATGTCATCATCACGACTCCTGAGAAGTGGGACGGTATCTCGCGTTCTTGGCAGACGAGAGGATACGTGCGACAGGTCAGCCTGGTCATCATTGATGAGATTCATCTCTTGGCAGGTGATCGAGGTCCCATTCTCGAGATCATCGTCTCACGAATGAACTACATTGCTTCCTCAACCAAGAACGCCGTCCGTCTGCTGGGCATGTCGACTGCATGCGCCAATGCGACGGATCTCGGTAACTGGCTTGGTGTCAAGGAGGGTCTCTTCAACTTTAAGCACTCGGTTCGTCCAGTTCCCCTGGAGCTGTACATCGATGGGTTCCCAGAAGTCAGGGGCTTCTGTCCATTGATGCAGTCCATGAACCGCCCAACGTTCCTGGCTGTCAAGAACCACAGCCCTGACAAACCTGTGATCGTCTTTGTGCCCTCGCGACGACAGACACGTCTTACTGCCAAGGATCTCATCAACTTTTGTGGAATGGAGGATAACCCTCGTCGGTTCCTTCACATGGACGAAGACGACCTGCAGCTGAATCTCTCACGAGTCAAGGATGATGCTCTCAAGGAAGCCATTAACTTTGGCATCGGGCTGCATCACGCCGGTCTCGTCGAGTCAGATCGTCAATTGGCTGAGGAACTATtcctcaacaacaagatCCAGATCCTCGTTGCCACCAGCACACTCGCCTGGGGTGTCAACTTGCCCGcccatctcgtcgtcgtcaagggCACGCAGTTCTTTGACGCCAAGATTGAGGCCTACAAGGACATGGACCTGACGGATGTGTTGCAGATGCTGGGAAGAGCTGGCCGTCCCCAGTTCGACAACTCGGGAGTTGCTCGCATCTTTACTCAGGACGCCAAGAAGGACTTTTATAAGCACTTCCTCCACACGGGCTTCCCTGTCGAGTCTTCGCTTCACACTGTCTTGGATAACCATCTTTGCGCCGAGGTGTCGgccgagaccatcatcaccaagcagGACGCTCTCGATTACCTTACCTGGACCTTTTTCTTCCGGAGACTGCACAAGAACCCTTCGTACTATGGTCTCGAGATCTCAGCTGAGGAGCACAACAGCATCGCGGCCCAGCAGCTCGCCAACGAGTACATGATCGAGATGGTCAACAAGTCGCTCAGTGAGTTGGCAGACTCCAAGTGTGTCGAGGTGTTCCCCAACGGCGACGTCGATCCCACACCACTTGGCAAGATCATGAGTTACTACTATCTCTCTCACAAGACTATCCGTCACCTCGTCCGCCACGCCAAGGCGCAGGCCTCGTTCCTTGACGTGCTCTCCTGGATGTCCCGCGCAACCGAGTACGATGAGCTCCCTGTTCGTCACAACGAGGACCTTGTCAACAGCACTCTCTCGGACAACCTCCCCTTCCCCGGTCATGCTTTTGGACTCCCCATGTGGGATCCTCATGTGAAGGCTTTCCTGCTGCTCCAGGCACACATGTCGCAGATTGAGCTGCCCATCACTGATTACGTAGGTGATCAGACCAGTGTCCTCGACCAAGCCATTCGTATTGTTCAGGCCTCCATCGATGTCCTCACCGAGCTCGGGTATCTGTCCAGTTGCCTGCAGATGATGGCTCTTCTCCAGTCTATCAAGTCGGCTCGCTGG from Fusarium falciforme chromosome 2, complete sequence includes these protein-coding regions:
- a CDS encoding Synaptobrevin-like protein YKT6, which codes for MKLHYIGILRNESQPAHEIVAEKELSSYSRFTRNNYGEFMTLFAKTVAERTRPGQRQDVEEQDYTFHAYGRTEGVCGIIISDHQYPALVAHQLLSKVVDEFLSKNPRSSWASGTPTLVMPELKEYLTKYQDPQQADSIMKIQKELDETKIVLHKTIESVLQRGEKIDDLVAKSDGLSAQSKMFYQQAKKQNSCCVLM